The following are encoded in a window of Bradyrhizobium sp. WBOS07 genomic DNA:
- a CDS encoding cobalamin biosynthesis protein → MKVAGLGFKSNVTLASLREALVAAGGLEGLDALATVSDKADAEALQQLARECGLPIKSVPADLLAIVDTPTQSKLVVEKFGTGSVAEAAALAAAGPRARLIATRVISQDRTATAAIAEGDGA, encoded by the coding sequence ATGAAAGTCGCCGGACTCGGATTTAAGAGTAATGTGACGCTGGCCTCGCTGCGGGAGGCGCTTGTGGCGGCGGGCGGCCTCGAAGGGCTCGACGCGCTGGCAACTGTCAGCGACAAGGCCGATGCGGAGGCGCTGCAGCAGCTCGCGAGAGAATGTGGCCTGCCGATTAAGAGTGTACCGGCGGATTTGCTTGCGATCGTCGACACGCCGACGCAATCAAAGCTCGTCGTGGAAAAATTCGGTACCGGGTCGGTCGCAGAAGCTGCGGCGCTCGCGGCGGCCGGTCCTCGAGCTCGCTTGATTGCGACGCGCGTGATTTCGCAGGATCGCACCGCAACCGCCGCGATCGCGGAAGGAGACGGCGCATGA
- the cobG gene encoding precorrin-3B synthase, with protein MSASAIKGWCPGALRPMLSGDGFVVRVRPFGGRLEAPQITGLAELAGQHGNGLIDVTSRANLQIRGVSEESHRPLLDGLAQLRLLDPDTEIEARRNILVTPFWGGGDETQSLAAELEEALAECGLALPTKFGFAIDDGRSRVLAGDSADIRIERDRSGHLLVRADGARLGRSVARGEAVSMALALASWFLVSGGARGGRGRMAAHIASGAILPQSLRGETEPAPVMAASRPGHYPQGAMVGVAFGQMLHTTLHHLAGSGHALRMTPWRMLLSEGRREMPSAPGLVTEPFDPALRVIACSGAPRCREAHADTRALAAALAPRIAADARLHVSGCGKGCAHSGRAAVTLVATRAGFDLVRGGSTRDEPVQRGLSGADIVSDPSILVGGN; from the coding sequence ATGAGCGCTTCCGCAATTAAAGGCTGGTGTCCCGGCGCGTTGCGCCCGATGCTGTCGGGCGATGGGTTCGTTGTGCGGGTGCGCCCGTTCGGCGGGCGCCTCGAAGCCCCACAGATCACCGGGCTTGCCGAACTCGCCGGGCAACACGGCAATGGCCTGATCGACGTCACGAGCCGCGCCAATCTCCAGATCCGGGGCGTGAGCGAAGAGAGCCATCGCCCGCTGCTCGACGGCCTTGCGCAACTGCGGCTGCTCGATCCCGACACCGAGATCGAAGCCCGGCGCAACATTCTGGTGACGCCGTTCTGGGGCGGCGGCGACGAAACGCAGTCGCTCGCTGCCGAGCTGGAGGAGGCGCTCGCCGAGTGCGGCCTCGCGCTTCCGACCAAGTTCGGGTTCGCCATCGATGACGGCAGGTCGCGGGTGCTTGCCGGCGATTCCGCGGACATCCGCATCGAGCGCGATCGCTCGGGCCATCTGCTGGTGCGGGCCGACGGTGCGAGGCTCGGCCGCTCCGTCGCGCGCGGCGAGGCCGTGAGCATGGCGCTGGCGCTCGCAAGCTGGTTCCTGGTTTCCGGTGGCGCCAGGGGTGGGCGAGGGCGGATGGCGGCGCATATCGCGTCCGGGGCGATATTGCCCCAATCGCTGCGCGGCGAGACCGAGCCTGCGCCGGTGATGGCCGCCTCGCGGCCCGGGCACTATCCGCAAGGCGCAATGGTCGGCGTCGCGTTCGGACAGATGCTGCACACGACGCTGCACCACCTCGCCGGTAGCGGACATGCGCTGCGCATGACGCCCTGGCGGATGCTGCTGAGCGAAGGCAGGCGCGAGATGCCGAGCGCGCCGGGCCTCGTCACCGAGCCGTTCGATCCTGCGCTGCGCGTCATCGCCTGCAGCGGCGCGCCGCGCTGCCGCGAAGCCCATGCCGATACGCGCGCGCTGGCCGCGGCGCTCGCGCCGCGCATCGCCGCCGATGCGCGCCTGCACGTCTCCGGCTGCGGCAAGGGCTGCGCCCATTCCGGCAGGGCCGCGGTCACGCTGGTCGCGACGCGCGCCGGCTTCGATCTCGTCCGCGGCGGCTCGACGCGCGATGAGCCGGTCCAGCGCGGCCTGAGCGGCGCCGACATCGTCAGCGATCCCTCCATCCTGGTGGGAGGGAATTGA
- the cobN gene encoding cobaltochelatase subunit CobN, with the protein MHVVFRESRGLEETATPRDIGQDSADLVVLSYSDSDLAAFAAGWRRGRHSLPSLRLANLAELCHPLSVDTYIEKTLSQARGILVRLIGGESYWPYGLAALQQLAKDRNIVLAVLPADGRDDTRLDAYSTLPLSTLRRLKVLCDTGGPVAAQAAIAQLALASGLYAGPVTGELAVPEMGFYDPSRGVIAAPASSAGRPLALVTFYRSYLTAADTGPVDALIAALREEGFDSYGVFVTSLKAPGVADWLRAHLAQHPPAAIVNATAFSAVGDDGTTPFDAAPCPVFQVALSTARREDWAESLRGLSPGDLAMHVVLPEVDGRLFAGVVSFKSAGMRDPDLQFAHLAHGPDAERVKAVAARVAAWHRLAQKPAGEKLVAIVLSNYPGRPHQIAHAVGLDALASVEVLTSDLAEASFDVARVDALGETLLKQSLSWSVADYRAALSRLPQSLQDDLAQAWGVPESDPACREGAFHFAAIACGKSVIAVQPERGDATTRDADYHDLARTPRHAYVAFYLWLRAQGIDAVVHMGAHGTLEWLPGKSVALSSSCWPEALIGDFPVIYPFIVNDPGEAAQAKRRIGAVTLGHLPPPLETSAVPDGLRRLERLLDEYSTADGLDPARRQRLIAAIRDEARAAGLEDDLGLDASAAPAEAIPRIDRFVCDLKESQFGDGLHVFGRGACGDAERGALLAALGGKRVAPGPSGSPYRGRQDVLPTGRNLFAVDPRAVPTPSAHAQGIKLAEELLRRHLQDHGDWPKGLVVDLWGSATMRTAGEEFAMALHLAGLAPRWDHASGRVTGYDIIAPAELGRPRIDVTLRVSGLFRDVFSGLAQLFEAASEALAAREDEGEENPYRHRASRVFAPRPGQHGVGLSAIPDVFTPETRDAAGEAWLSASSWAFSADGEMQHDRAGIEARLASADAFVHVQDLPETDLLLAADYAAHEAGVAAAAAHLGAAGPALYHLDTTRPEQPHARTLTEEISRVVRARAANPAWIAGMMRHGFRGAAEITATLEHMAAFAHLAGAVPPHLFDLSYDATLGNDDVRAFMTRENPSALAAMETCFARLHDAALWQTRRNSIAAALREAS; encoded by the coding sequence ATGCACGTCGTCTTCCGCGAGAGCCGCGGTCTGGAGGAGACCGCGACGCCCAGGGACATCGGCCAGGACTCGGCCGATCTCGTGGTGCTCTCGTATTCGGATTCCGACCTTGCCGCCTTCGCAGCCGGCTGGCGGCGTGGCCGCCATAGCCTGCCGTCGCTGCGGCTCGCCAATCTCGCGGAGCTGTGCCATCCGCTCTCGGTCGACACCTATATCGAGAAGACGCTGTCGCAGGCGCGCGGCATTCTGGTGCGGCTGATCGGCGGGGAATCCTATTGGCCGTACGGGCTCGCGGCGCTCCAACAGCTCGCGAAAGATCGCAACATCGTGCTCGCCGTGCTGCCGGCGGACGGCCGCGACGACACGCGGCTCGATGCCTACTCGACCTTGCCCCTGTCGACGCTGCGCCGGCTCAAGGTGCTCTGCGACACCGGCGGCCCGGTCGCCGCGCAGGCGGCGATCGCGCAGCTCGCGCTGGCCTCGGGACTTTATGCCGGACCGGTCACCGGCGAGCTGGCCGTGCCGGAGATGGGCTTCTACGATCCCTCGCGCGGCGTCATTGCTGCGCCGGCCTCAAGTGCGGGCAGGCCGCTCGCGCTGGTGACTTTCTATCGCTCGTATCTCACGGCCGCGGATACGGGCCCGGTCGATGCCCTGATTGCCGCGCTGCGCGAGGAGGGCTTTGACTCCTACGGCGTGTTCGTCACCTCGTTGAAAGCGCCCGGCGTCGCCGATTGGCTGCGCGCGCATCTCGCGCAACATCCTCCGGCCGCGATCGTCAACGCGACGGCATTCTCGGCCGTCGGCGACGACGGCACGACGCCGTTCGATGCCGCGCCTTGCCCGGTGTTCCAGGTCGCGCTCTCAACGGCGCGTCGCGAGGACTGGGCGGAGTCGCTGCGCGGTCTCTCGCCCGGCGATCTCGCCATGCATGTGGTGCTGCCCGAGGTCGACGGCCGCCTGTTCGCGGGCGTTGTGAGCTTCAAGTCGGCAGGCATGCGCGATCCCGATCTGCAATTCGCCCATCTGGCGCACGGGCCCGACGCGGAGCGCGTCAAGGCCGTCGCCGCGCGCGTTGCGGCCTGGCATCGCCTTGCACAGAAGCCCGCCGGCGAGAAACTGGTCGCGATCGTGCTCTCGAACTATCCGGGGCGGCCGCACCAGATCGCCCATGCGGTTGGGCTCGACGCGCTGGCTTCGGTCGAGGTCCTGACGTCGGATCTCGCCGAGGCTAGTTTCGATGTCGCGCGGGTTGATGCGCTCGGCGAGACGCTGCTGAAGCAGAGTCTGAGCTGGAGCGTTGCCGATTATCGCGCGGCGCTTTCGCGCCTGCCGCAATCCCTACAGGATGATCTCGCGCAAGCCTGGGGCGTGCCGGAGAGTGATCCGGCTTGCCGCGAAGGCGCTTTTCACTTCGCCGCGATCGCGTGCGGCAAATCCGTCATCGCGGTTCAGCCTGAGCGCGGCGATGCGACTACGCGCGATGCCGATTATCACGATCTCGCCCGCACGCCGCGCCATGCTTATGTCGCGTTCTATCTCTGGCTCCGCGCCCAGGGGATCGATGCCGTCGTGCACATGGGCGCCCATGGCACGCTGGAATGGCTGCCCGGAAAGTCCGTCGCGCTGTCGTCAAGCTGCTGGCCGGAAGCTTTGATTGGTGATTTTCCCGTCATCTATCCCTTCATCGTCAACGATCCCGGTGAAGCTGCGCAGGCCAAGCGCCGCATTGGTGCGGTTACCCTCGGCCATCTGCCGCCGCCGCTGGAAACATCCGCGGTGCCGGACGGCTTGCGGCGGCTCGAACGTCTGCTCGACGAATATTCGACCGCCGATGGTCTCGATCCCGCACGTCGCCAGCGCCTGATCGCGGCGATCCGCGACGAAGCGCGTGCGGCCGGTCTCGAAGACGATCTCGGCCTCGATGCTTCTGCCGCGCCGGCCGAGGCGATTCCGCGGATCGATCGCTTCGTCTGCGATCTCAAGGAGAGCCAGTTCGGCGACGGCCTTCATGTATTCGGCCGCGGCGCCTGCGGTGACGCCGAGCGCGGTGCGCTGCTTGCTGCGCTTGGCGGCAAGCGCGTCGCGCCGGGACCGTCGGGCTCGCCCTATCGTGGTCGCCAGGACGTGCTGCCGACCGGGCGCAATCTCTTTGCCGTCGACCCGCGCGCGGTGCCGACGCCGTCGGCACATGCGCAGGGGATAAAGCTCGCCGAGGAGCTGCTGCGCCGTCACCTGCAGGATCATGGCGACTGGCCGAAGGGCCTTGTGGTCGATCTCTGGGGCTCGGCGACGATGCGCACCGCGGGCGAGGAATTCGCGATGGCGCTGCATCTGGCCGGCCTCGCGCCGCGCTGGGATCACGCCTCCGGCCGCGTCACCGGCTACGACATCATCGCCCCGGCCGAGCTCGGCCGCCCCCGCATCGACGTCACGCTGCGGGTCTCGGGCCTGTTTCGCGACGTCTTCTCCGGCCTTGCGCAATTGTTCGAGGCCGCCTCCGAGGCGCTCGCCGCGCGCGAGGACGAGGGCGAGGAGAATCCGTATCGCCACCGCGCCTCCCGTGTGTTCGCGCCGCGTCCCGGCCAGCATGGCGTCGGCCTGTCGGCGATCCCCGATGTCTTCACGCCGGAGACGCGGGATGCCGCCGGCGAAGCGTGGTTGTCGGCCTCGTCCTGGGCGTTCTCGGCCGATGGCGAGATGCAGCACGATCGCGCCGGGATCGAGGCGCGGCTCGCCTCTGCCGATGCCTTCGTCCACGTCCAGGATTTGCCGGAAACCGACCTGCTGCTTGCCGCCGACTATGCCGCGCATGAAGCCGGCGTGGCGGCCGCCGCAGCGCATCTCGGTGCGGCAGGACCGGCGCTCTATCATCTCGACACGACACGCCCCGAGCAGCCGCATGCGCGCACGCTGACCGAGGAGATTTCCCGCGTCGTCCGGGCGCGCGCCGCCAATCCGGCCTGGATCGCCGGCATGATGCGCCATGGTTTCCGCGGGGCCGCCGAGATCACCGCGACGCTGGAGCACATGGCCGCGTTCGCTCATCTTGCCGGCGCCGTGCCTCCGCATTTGTTCGATCTCTCCTATGATGCGACGCTTGGGAATGACGACGTCCGCGCCTTCATGACCCGTGAAAATCCGTCGGCGCTTGCCGCGATGGAGACCTGTTTTGCACGCCTGCACGATGCGGCGCTGTGGCAGACGCGCCGCAACTCGATCGCGGCGGCGCTGCGGGAGGCCTCATGA
- a CDS encoding precorrin-2 C(20)-methyltransferase yields MGRIICCGLGPGAPDLMSVRADRTVRGASHVAYFRKKGRPGQARRIVEGMLAAGVTEYPMEYPVTTEIAFDSPEYIHLLAGFYDEWAERLARLSRAVDVVVLCEGDPYFYGSFMHLHSRLQGRVEIEVIAGIPGMVGCWNGVGQPIALGDDVTTVLMGTLPEDELERHMRDSDALVVMKTGRNLAKVRRALSSAGRLGDAWLVERGTMPGERVVRLAEIDAADCPYFAIVLVHGKGRHLGAAE; encoded by the coding sequence ATGGGACGCATCATCTGCTGCGGTCTCGGCCCCGGCGCCCCTGATTTGATGAGCGTGCGCGCCGATCGCACCGTGCGCGGCGCCAGCCACGTCGCTTACTTCCGCAAGAAGGGCCGGCCGGGCCAGGCCCGGCGTATCGTCGAGGGCATGCTGGCGGCCGGCGTCACCGAATATCCGATGGAATATCCGGTCACGACGGAGATCGCCTTCGACAGTCCGGAATACATCCACTTGCTCGCCGGTTTCTACGATGAATGGGCCGAGCGCCTGGCGCGGCTTTCGCGCGCGGTCGATGTCGTCGTGCTCTGCGAGGGCGATCCTTACTTCTACGGCTCGTTCATGCATCTGCATTCGCGCCTGCAGGGCCGTGTCGAGATCGAGGTGATCGCGGGCATTCCCGGCATGGTCGGCTGCTGGAACGGCGTCGGACAGCCGATCGCGCTCGGCGACGACGTGACGACCGTGCTGATGGGCACGCTTCCCGAAGACGAGCTGGAGCGGCACATGCGCGATTCCGATGCGCTCGTCGTCATGAAAACCGGACGCAATCTTGCAAAGGTGCGCCGTGCACTCAGCTCGGCCGGCCGGCTGGGTGATGCCTGGCTGGTCGAGCGCGGCACCATGCCGGGCGAGCGCGTGGTGCGGCTGGCCGAGATCGACGCCGCCGACTGTCCCTATTTCGCGATCGTGCTGGTTCACGGCAAGGGCCGGCATCTGGGCGCCGCCGAATGA
- the cobM gene encoding precorrin-4 C(11)-methyltransferase, translating into MTVHFIGAGPGAPDLLTLRGRDLIAACPVCLYAGSLIPQGVLAHCPPAARIVNTAPLSLDDIIAEIAAAHAEGKDVARLHSGDLSIWSAMGEQLRRLRALGIPYTVTPGVPSFSAAAAALEAELTLPGLAQTVVLTRTPGRASAMPDGEKLAAFAATGAVLAIHLSIHMVDKVVAELTPHYGADCPVAIVWRASWPDQRIVRATLATLDAAIGTEMERTALILVGRTLGAADFDESRLYAADYDRRYRPVGAEPRFPETP; encoded by the coding sequence ATGACGGTGCATTTCATCGGCGCCGGGCCGGGCGCACCTGATTTGCTGACCTTGCGCGGCCGTGACCTGATCGCGGCCTGCCCGGTCTGCCTTTATGCCGGCTCACTGATCCCTCAAGGCGTGCTGGCGCATTGCCCGCCCGCCGCGCGCATCGTCAACACCGCGCCGCTGTCGCTCGACGACATCATCGCGGAGATCGCCGCGGCGCATGCGGAGGGCAAGGATGTCGCGCGGCTGCATTCCGGCGATCTCTCGATCTGGTCGGCGATGGGCGAGCAGCTCCGCCGTCTGCGCGCGCTCGGCATTCCCTATACGGTCACTCCCGGTGTGCCGTCCTTTTCCGCCGCTGCGGCAGCGCTGGAGGCCGAGCTGACGCTGCCGGGCCTTGCCCAGACAGTGGTGCTGACGCGCACGCCGGGCCGCGCCAGTGCGATGCCTGACGGCGAGAAGCTGGCCGCGTTCGCCGCGACCGGCGCGGTGCTCGCGATCCATCTGTCGATCCACATGGTCGACAAGGTCGTCGCCGAGCTCACGCCGCATTATGGCGCGGATTGCCCGGTCGCGATTGTCTGGCGCGCGAGCTGGCCGGATCAGCGGATCGTGCGCGCGACGCTGGCGACGCTCGATGCCGCAATCGGCACGGAGATGGAGCGCACTGCGCTGATCCTGGTCGGCAGGACGCTTGGCGCTGCGGATTTCGACGAGAGCCGTCTCTATGCGGCCGATTACGACCGCCGCTATCGGCCCGTCGGCGCCGAGCCGCGCTTTCCGGAGACGCCGTGA
- the cobJ gene encoding precorrin-3B C(17)-methyltransferase: MTGSLTIAGLGPGSDALVTPEVTAALASATDILGYAPYVARVPRRAGLTLRPSDNREELQRASEALRLASEGGQVVIVSSGDPGVFAMASAVFEALEQAPQYQALPIRVLPGITAMLAAAARAGAPLGHDFCAINLSDNLKPWAVIEKRLRLAAEADFAIAMYNPRSASRPEGFGRTLAVLKGAGCGERLVIFARAISAADEKIEVVTLNEATPEMADMRTLVIVGNSQTRRVGRWVYAPRRAE, encoded by the coding sequence ATGACGGGCTCCCTAACCATCGCGGGCCTCGGGCCGGGCAGCGATGCGCTTGTGACGCCCGAGGTCACCGCCGCGCTTGCATCAGCGACCGACATTCTGGGCTACGCACCCTACGTCGCGCGCGTGCCGCGGCGAGCCGGGCTTACCCTTCGTCCGTCCGACAATCGCGAAGAGCTGCAGCGCGCGAGCGAGGCCTTGCGGCTTGCGTCCGAAGGCGGGCAGGTCGTCATCGTGTCCTCCGGCGATCCCGGCGTGTTCGCGATGGCCTCCGCCGTGTTCGAGGCGCTCGAACAGGCGCCGCAATATCAGGCGCTTCCGATCCGCGTGCTGCCCGGCATCACCGCGATGCTGGCGGCCGCCGCCCGCGCCGGGGCCCCGCTCGGCCATGATTTCTGCGCGATCAACCTCTCCGACAATCTCAAGCCCTGGGCCGTGATCGAGAAGCGCCTGCGTCTCGCGGCCGAGGCCGATTTTGCGATTGCGATGTACAATCCGCGATCGGCGAGCCGGCCGGAGGGCTTTGGCCGCACGCTTGCGGTGCTGAAGGGCGCGGGCTGCGGCGAGCGCCTCGTGATTTTCGCGCGCGCGATCAGCGCGGCTGATGAGAAGATCGAGGTCGTGACGCTGAACGAAGCGACGCCGGAAATGGCTGACATGCGCACGCTGGTGATCGTCGGCAATTCGCAGACACGCCGCGTCGGCCGCTGGGTCTATGCGCCGAGGCGGGCAGAATGA
- the cbiE gene encoding precorrin-6y C5,15-methyltransferase (decarboxylating) subunit CbiE, with translation MSDPWLTIIGIGEDGLAGLSEASRKALANAETVFGGERHLALAGVTARGRLWPVPFDAEIVLGCRGRPTVVLASGDPFWYGAGASLAERLEAGEWIAHSAPSTFSLAAARLGWRLETTVCLGLHAAPFERLVPHLARGARIICLVRDENAASDLARWLTERGWGASAFWTLAALGGPHESIREHRAESCPTVVPGKLVAVALEARGAGGLSRSSGLPDALFAHDGQITKRPVRALALSALWPFAGCTLWDIGAGSGSISVEWALCGGTAIAVEAREDRAANIRSNAEAFGLAHKITVITGRAPEALAGLKAPDSVFIGGGLNEAMFDAIWSRLAAGARLVAHSVTLETEALFGELHRRHGGELMRVEVAHAAPLGRYRSWETARPVVQWSTAR, from the coding sequence GTGTCTGATCCCTGGCTGACCATCATCGGTATCGGCGAAGATGGCCTTGCCGGGCTGTCCGAGGCAAGCCGAAAGGCGCTTGCGAACGCGGAGACCGTGTTCGGCGGTGAGCGGCACCTTGCGCTTGCGGGTGTGACGGCGCGTGGCCGCCTTTGGCCGGTGCCATTTGATGCAGAAATCGTGCTGGGATGCCGCGGCCGGCCGACTGTGGTGCTCGCCTCCGGCGATCCTTTCTGGTATGGCGCCGGCGCAAGCCTTGCGGAGAGACTTGAGGCGGGTGAGTGGATCGCGCATTCGGCGCCGTCGACGTTCTCGCTTGCTGCGGCGCGGCTGGGCTGGCGCCTGGAAACGACTGTTTGCCTCGGTCTCCATGCGGCGCCGTTCGAGCGTCTTGTGCCGCATCTGGCGCGAGGCGCACGCATTATCTGCCTGGTGCGCGATGAGAACGCGGCAAGTGATCTCGCGAGATGGTTGACGGAGCGCGGATGGGGCGCCTCCGCATTCTGGACCCTTGCTGCGCTCGGCGGACCGCATGAAAGTATTCGCGAGCATCGCGCTGAGAGCTGTCCAACGGTTGTCCCGGGAAAGCTCGTTGCTGTCGCGCTGGAGGCGAGGGGGGCCGGCGGCCTGTCTCGCAGCTCGGGCCTGCCGGACGCTCTCTTCGCTCACGACGGCCAGATCACCAAGCGTCCTGTGCGCGCGCTGGCGCTCTCGGCGCTGTGGCCCTTCGCAGGCTGCACGTTGTGGGACATCGGCGCCGGCTCGGGCTCGATTTCAGTTGAATGGGCGCTTTGTGGCGGGACGGCGATCGCCGTCGAGGCGCGTGAGGACCGCGCGGCCAACATCCGCAGCAATGCGGAAGCGTTTGGGCTGGCTCACAAGATCACTGTCATCACGGGGAGGGCGCCCGAGGCTCTCGCTGGGCTGAAAGCGCCGGATTCCGTGTTTATCGGTGGCGGGCTCAATGAGGCGATGTTCGACGCCATCTGGTCGCGGCTTGCAGCGGGGGCGCGGCTGGTCGCACATTCCGTCACGCTGGAAACCGAAGCGCTGTTCGGCGAGCTGCACCGGCGCCATGGCGGCGAGCTGATGCGAGTCGAGGTCGCGCATGCCGCGCCGCTTGGCCGCTACCGCTCCTGGGAGACGGCACGTCCCGTGGTGCAATGGAGTACGGCCCGATGA
- a CDS encoding precorrin-8X methylmutase — protein sequence MPHSYETDGAAIYRQSFATIRAEADLARFTPDEEPVVVRMIHAAGMVGLESHIRFTPGMAGAARAALQRGAPILCDARMVSEGITRARLPAANAVICTLGNETVPALAQSMRNTRSAAALELWRPHLAGAIVAIGNAPTALFHLLNMLEDKSCPRPAAIIGCPVGFVGAAESKAALMADPPAPALTVAGRLGGSAITVAAVNALASRSE from the coding sequence ATGCCGCATAGCTACGAGACCGATGGTGCGGCGATCTACCGGCAATCCTTCGCGACCATCCGGGCCGAGGCCGATCTTGCCCGCTTCACGCCGGACGAGGAGCCCGTGGTGGTGCGCATGATCCACGCCGCCGGCATGGTCGGGCTGGAGTCGCATATCCGTTTCACGCCAGGCATGGCGGGAGCTGCGCGCGCCGCCTTGCAAAGAGGCGCACCGATCCTGTGCGACGCGCGCATGGTCTCGGAAGGGATCACGCGCGCGAGGCTGCCTGCGGCCAACGCCGTCATCTGCACGCTTGGGAACGAGACCGTGCCCGCACTTGCGCAATCGATGCGCAACACCCGTTCGGCCGCGGCGCTCGAGCTGTGGCGGCCGCATCTTGCCGGTGCGATCGTTGCAATCGGCAATGCGCCGACGGCGCTGTTTCATCTGCTCAACATGCTGGAAGACAAAAGCTGCCCGCGTCCGGCGGCGATCATCGGGTGCCCGGTCGGCTTCGTCGGTGCGGCCGAATCCAAGGCGGCGCTGATGGCCGATCCGCCGGCGCCGGCGCTGACGGTCGCGGGGCGCCTCGGCGGCTCCGCGATCACCGTTGCCGCCGTCAACGCGCTGGCGAGCCGGAGCGAATAG
- a CDS encoding cobalt-precorrin-6A reductase, whose translation MRALILGGTADASLLAAELARAGLDAVYSYGGRTRTPADQPLPTRIGGFGGVSGLADYIRREGITHVIDATHPFAAEMSRHAVEACAQTATPLIALERAPWTRASGDNWTEVADVTAAVAALPEAPANVFLAIGRQHIAPFATKPQHSYTLRFVDPPEAPLPFTADVIVSRGPFTLDSELETMRKCGIAWIVARNSGGDGACAKIDAARRLGLPVVMIARPKLPERRRVASVTEVMQWLGHSARLGA comes from the coding sequence ATGCGCGCCCTCATACTGGGCGGAACGGCCGATGCGAGCCTGCTCGCTGCGGAGCTCGCGCGCGCCGGGCTTGATGCCGTGTATTCCTATGGCGGCCGCACCCGCACGCCTGCCGATCAGCCGCTGCCGACCCGCATCGGCGGCTTCGGCGGCGTGAGCGGACTTGCCGACTACATCCGTCGTGAGGGAATCACCCACGTGATCGACGCGACGCATCCGTTCGCTGCCGAGATGAGCCGTCATGCGGTCGAAGCGTGCGCGCAAACCGCCACGCCGCTGATCGCGCTGGAGCGCGCGCCCTGGACCAGGGCCTCCGGCGACAATTGGACCGAGGTTGCAGATGTCACTGCCGCCGTTGCAGCGCTGCCCGAGGCGCCCGCAAACGTGTTCCTCGCCATCGGCCGCCAGCATATCGCGCCGTTTGCGACAAAACCGCAGCACAGCTACACGCTGCGCTTCGTCGATCCGCCCGAAGCGCCCCTGCCCTTCACGGCCGACGTGATCGTATCGCGCGGACCGTTCACGCTTGATAGCGAGCTCGAGACGATGCGCAAGTGCGGCATCGCCTGGATCGTCGCCCGCAATTCCGGCGGCGACGGCGCGTGCGCCAAGATCGACGCGGCCCGCAGGCTCGGCCTTCCCGTGGTCATGATCGCGCGACCAAAGCTGCCCGAGCGGCGGCGGGTCGCGAGCGTCACTGAGGTGATGCAATGGCTCGGTCATTCTGCCCGCCTCGGCGCATAG